A region of the Pelecanus crispus isolate bPelCri1 chromosome 1, bPelCri1.pri, whole genome shotgun sequence genome:
CTGAAGAAGAGGATAAAGGAAAATGGTGGGatagtaccaaaaaaaaaaaaaaagcttcagtaaAAGAATATAAAGTATTCTCATTGACTAACTGGGTTATAGCTTACAGTTATTACTGTTACAATACAGTAGCATTTATGATAAAATGTTATGACGGTGTCAGGAAAGATTGCGTACAAACTAATCTGACTGTTCAGGTTGATTTGTCCTGGTGCtactaaaatataaatgttttctcttgctgtttaGCAAAGTGTGGGATGCTGTGTCAGGCGATGAACTAATCACATTGGCTCACAAACACATTGTCAAAAGTGTGGATTTTACACAGGTATGAAAAACCCTTATACCTTATTCACTAGGGAAGTAACCTCTTGAGTATGTTTTGCTATTAGttacttttctactttttaCATGTGTGTTTTAACAGGCAAACAATCTAGCATACCACTTCTAGTTTTTAAGATTGTAACTTTAATAAATGTGTTAGAGGCTGAGAgaagaactctttttttttttttcttttaagactcATGGATGAAGGCTGGTATTTTGATTCAAAATGGAGTTGACCCTTTATAACTTCTGTTTCAGGATAGCAATTATCTGTTAACAGGTGGACAAGATAAACTGTTGCGTATCTATGACCTGAGCAAGCCAGAAGCAGGTGAGTCTGCTTTTAGAACCAATTCTTGGTTTTTGGAGTTAAATAAAagttctgaaatttaaaagctACCTTCTGTTATGAATCACAAGAGACAAAGTTGAGGATTGTTTTACAGATGTAGTGTCTATAACCTTTTGTTAGAGTGAGAAAATACGTATGTTTTAAGTTTacacttttaaaagtgaattagAGTTTATCTATAACAGACCTCAAGGATAGCATGTTTCAGTTCAACACAGACTCATTAGAAATAGgtctaattaattaaaatttagtcatctgaaagaaaaaaagactccaCCTATATAAGTGGGTTTAAATTCACGTTGATACTGAACTATTCACAATTGATATGAAGCTGGAGAACTTTGATGTTAAAGTAATgaagctttttaaattaaggcaATCAGATACCCAGTTTACATGTATCCTGTTCTTGGAATGAGATATACAAATAAAGTCTTAAGTCCTTGAAGTAATTTTAGACTTTCTAGTAAACGGAAATCCATATAGCTTAAGAAAGCTGCCAAATTGCTGCATgacattatttaattttcttaatgtattaaaatatttggctttattttaagAACCTGATGTTGTCAGTGGACATACTTCTGGCATTAAAAAGGCTTTATGGAGCAGTGATGACAAACAGATTCTTTCAGCTGATGATAAAACTGTCCGGTAAGAAAAAGTAACTTTCAGCTTTCTAAGGAACTCACTTCTATTTATTGTCGTAATCTATGTGAGAAGATAGTTATGCTTTTTGGTAAAGGATATAAGTAACACAGGTTATTTGATCCTAGATTATTATAGTTGCATGGCTAGTACATTCTCTTCTGCTATTAGAGATATGACTTTTGTAATAATTGTAATTTACCCCATAAATGTGTCCCTGATAAGAAGAGGTGGTCTTTGAGAATTGCATAGTAGAATAAATTTATGCCTTTCATAATCCTAGAGAAGATGAATTTCTAGATGAGGTCTTGTGAATATACATTGTGGTGAGATATTGCTGCCTTGTCTTCTGCAATCCAGCCTTGAAAGATGCACAAGGCATGACTAGCCAGTGCTAGTCTGGGATGACTGGGAAAAGTATCTGGAAACAGTGCACTGTTGATAGTCATAGGCCTCTTTTTCTGCCATGCTGGTAAGTTGAGTAGGCTTTAGTGTTTTTATAAGATGGCTCATCCAGTTACAGTTAAGTGTTTTGTTTACCTTATGCCCAACTGGTAGGAGATGTGCTGGAACCTAGACAAACAAGGCTGCTGGGGAGATGAATTGACAAAGACCCTTCCTCAAACTATGCTGTCCAGAAAAGATGGGCGATGTGCCCTACTGCTTCTTCAGCTTTCTGGCTGATATGACCAGTGTCATCTCATGCCTAGCTGTCTCACAATTCTTATATTTATGgcacaaaggagaaagaaataggatagtcttttctgctttgtggaAGGAAGGATGGGAGGGTGAAGTCACTGGTGCAATTTCCCTGTAGTCTCCTTTTCAGCTCCAGTTCTTCTCAGTTTCCTTGCATTCAAGACAGACAAGAGCCTagtcttgtttatttttctctgaattgtaaaaatagaaatgcagCAGTCAGCTAATGAAAGAAGATTCTTACTTGTCATGACAAATGAATTTCACTTCTGTTTAGATAGCTCTTGCACCCCTAGATAGAAAACTGTATTATCTTAAATGAATCTCTGTTCTTTGTATAAATTGGCATTAGTACCTCTTTGCCTTGTGAGGTGTAAAGGCAGAATGTAATCTTCAAGCTTTGCTTCTAGAAAGCTCTTTTGCTCAGGAGACTTTAAACAAGGGTTTTAATCTCTAAGAGAATCCTTGAATAGTTAAATGGTATATGTACCACTTAATGTTGTTGCATTAAGCTTCAAAAGtagcagcattttaaagcaagcaTGTCTCCATTCTCACCTAGGCAAAGTTTTAAGATAAGGATGCCACTGAAAATCCAAAGTACCTGTGGAATCAAACCACATTCTTTGTTAGGTGGCTTTTTTGATCCAAATCTTGCCGTGGATGGGAGGTGAAAATTGTTTGATTTGCTGAAGTAATCtgagagactttttttcctttttgtttcctcttaaGCCTCTGGGACCGGAGTACCATGACCGAAGTGAAGGCACTAAATGTTGCAATGTCAGTGAGCAGCATGGAGTATGTTCCAGAAGGACAGATACTTGTGATAACCTATGGGAAGACTATTGCTTTTCATAGTGCAGAAACGTGAGTCCAAAACGCAGAATTTTCACAGGTTGAGTAATGGGCTTGGTTGTGGGTAAAAATGGACTGTACAAGGCCAAAATCGCCAAGTTGCCAGAACTGGTATCAGTAGACATTTTTGCTTGCCATCTTGTCAGAGGCAGAGTGTGAAACAACTACCCTTTTCTAAAAGAGTGAACCCTAACTGTCTGTAAGATGCCAGACTGccattttcatatttcacatTAATTGCAACTGTGGTTAAATAAGTTTCTGCCAGGTTCAGTTCAGCTTTTCAGAGAACTAATTATTTATACATCTCTATGATGTCTTAAGAAAGCAAGTTACACCCTTAAGCATATTCCAGAAAGTAGTCCTGAATATGTGagccttttgttttgcttattctGAACTTGTTTCTAACTTGATAAGTGTGATTTGCAAGTATTAAAACTTGTTTCAGAAACTGTGCGTGGgtgccttctgtttttcttaaaagcagttGTGATTTGTAGAATCACAGTTTCTTTGctctcaggatttttttttttaaataaacttcgTTAACAAACTTTTCCCCCTCAGTCTAGAGCAGATTAAATCATTTGAAGCACCTGCTACAATCAATTCTGCATCACTTCACCCTGCGAAAGAATGTTTGGTTGCAGGTGGTGAAGATTTTAAACTCTATAAATATGACTATAATACAGGAGAAGAATTAGGTATGTTTGTCTTCTATAATCAAAAATTAGTTCTGAAATGGGTTTAGATTAATGACATAATGACtaataaatgaaactgttgTACTCAAATAAGGTTTTAAGCTTATTTGAGTACAACAGTTTCATTTATAGCACATAGCATGCTGTGCAAGAGGGTGAAAAGGTATATTACCAGTTAAGCATTTATCTCTGTATACCTAATGTTATTCTTCTGGAACTAACTAAAGCCCCCATTAAACAGCTCTTTGTAcctattttagaaaaaagaagttaagtCATTCTGTATTGCTGCAGTACCAAGCTGTATGTTAACTTAAGTGTTGTACTATAGTATCATTAAATATGTCTAATGAGTTGCAGCTACTtgcttttatgaaaaatgtGATATGTTTGTGTTCTTGTTGgccaaatatatttcaaaaaagtGTATTTCTAAGATTGTCAGTTGATCCTGTCCTTGTTTTAAATTGTGTGTAGAGGGCATGGCTGAAGGAACAGGGCATGTGTACCCCATGCTACTGGCTTGCTTTGTAGATTTGCCTAGAATGATTAAGCACCTATTTTCTTGTagttaataaaacattaatatgTGACCTAAATTAGAGGTGGCTGAGATACCAATtaataaagctttgttttgtgtCAGAAGTTAAATACTGAGGAAGTGCCTCccatcagtatttttttcccccctcttctgATCAGCTTTTACCAATTAATTTCAGTTGTTGactgaaatttgaaattaatggtCGTGATATGTTCTCTTATAGAATCTTACAAAGGACACTTTGGTCCAATTCACTGTGTGAGATTTAGCCCCGATGGAGAGTTATATGCAAGTGGCTCTGAGGATGGTACACTAAGGCTGTGGCAGACAACAGTAGGGAAAACCTATGGTCTTTGGAAGTGTGTAGTTCCTGGTAAGTGTGTGCTTGTTCCTGGTGAAACTTGGCTGCTTTGTGTgcactttttaattaatatctATCATAAGTGGTAAGCATCATCTGAATTTCATACAGTAACTGTACTGTCTTCTGAGGGTCTCTAGCCACCGATGTCTGTTAGATTTAAGGATTTACTTTTGTAGCTGTCATTTAAGCAATTAACTTCAAACCTGTAAGCTCATTGAATATAGACGCTTTGTGGATAGCGAAGCAAATAGGctcatgtatttttatattatagagcaaaaattaagaaatagcGCTTTTCTAAATCTTAGATATAAGAATCTGTAGAAAGAAGTGTGGATGATAGTTTTATATTGTACTTTGTTTCTCTGAACTCGGGGTCGGGGGAGCAATGTCTAGAAAACTGCAAGTGAGCGTTTATTAATGGATTGCTTACTCAACTCTTTCTCCTCAAGACtaagtggaattttttttttttttcattaaggcGGGGGTGGGACTGAAGGTATTGACTgttctttctccctcctctctacAGAAGAGGAgaatgcagaagcagcaaaagcaaggaCCACCCTTCCAGGaactgcagaggaggaaatagGTAATGCACTGAACTGCCAGCTTCAACTCACCTAAGTGTTAAAAGATCAGTCAAGATGGTAGCGTTCTTTAGTATGGAAGGGGTAGTTTTCCCCAAGTACCGCCTGGCATTTG
Encoded here:
- the STRAP gene encoding serine-threonine kinase receptor-associated protein isoform X1, whose protein sequence is MAMRQTPLTCSGHTRPVVDLAFSGVTPYGYFLISACKDGKPMLRQGDTGDWIGTFLGHKGAVWGATLNTDATKAATAAADFTAKVWDAVSGDELITLAHKHIVKSVDFTQDSNYLLTGGQDKLLRIYDLSKPEAEPDVVSGHTSGIKKALWSSDDKQILSADDKTVRLWDRSTMTEVKALNVAMSVSSMEYVPEGQILVITYGKTIAFHSAETLEQIKSFEAPATINSASLHPAKECLVAGGEDFKLYKYDYNTGEELESYKGHFGPIHCVRFSPDGELYASGSEDGTLRLWQTTVGKTYGLWKCVVPEEENAEAAKARTTLPGTAEEEIEDLASENSDSVYSSTPEVKA
- the STRAP gene encoding serine-threonine kinase receptor-associated protein isoform X2, with protein sequence MLPEYWFWFCEDGKPMLRQGDTGDWIGTFLGHKGAVWGATLNTDATKAATAAADFTAKVWDAVSGDELITLAHKHIVKSVDFTQDSNYLLTGGQDKLLRIYDLSKPEAEPDVVSGHTSGIKKALWSSDDKQILSADDKTVRLWDRSTMTEVKALNVAMSVSSMEYVPEGQILVITYGKTIAFHSAETLEQIKSFEAPATINSASLHPAKECLVAGGEDFKLYKYDYNTGEELESYKGHFGPIHCVRFSPDGELYASGSEDGTLRLWQTTVGKTYGLWKCVVPGGGGTEGIDCSFSLLSTEEENAEAAKARTTLPGTAEEEIEDLASENSDSVYSSTPEVKA